A single region of the Schizosaccharomyces osmophilus chromosome 3, complete sequence genome encodes:
- the spb70 gene encoding DNA polymerase alpha B-subunit — translation MEFPPDQALLEEKNTLLQSCGMDEQMMFYKWESWCLQRGNKPVLNLDNFRAFAADTRTQMERQVRATLREKPEKRHIKTKTGMNFENILGLPAKSQNLKNNASSQPVPPASDVPSLTGESGRILETLNASLPSASTSANVPKPSSPEITAYIDPKAYHYRIMFQKLQDSSEVLDDRIDLFSGIVCEHYKIADDDLANPSELTQEMVTVVGRVVVDSNTVGGRLNSNSILLETSRRLGAGARVSLKLDEVLNYSIFPGQIIALKGSNPSGKVFVAKEILPFPPLPFPVSSKEEIENHNNQENNQPISVYVASGPWSLRDDLSFTPLKVLVSYLLENPADLVILTGPFIDINHPILSTGNISDTQATSLEDFFKERVTPILSKISCKCILLPHINDAISSHPAWPQDTFDRHTLGLPSNFTCFPNPCIFSVNEVVFGISTNDILLHTSKEELFRTPKHGNLFSRLVAHVIHQRHFYPLFPGGSLDRGNPSNIDISHLKLGELLQTVPDILILPSDMRYFAKIVENVISINPGKATKGIGLGSFTKLTILPYPLDSSIPPSDLLHNAQSRTKVEIVKL, via the exons ATGGAATTCCCTCCGGATCAAGCACTTCTTGAGGAGAAAAACACTCTTCTACAAAGCTGCGGAATGGACGAGCAAATGATGTTTTACAAATGGGAGTCCTGGTGTCTGCAGCGTGGAAATAAGCCTGTCCTAAACTTGGATAACTTCAGAGCGTTTGCCGCAGATACGCGGACTCAAATGGAGCGTCAGGTAAGGGCTACTTTACGAGAAAAACCAGAAAAGCGAcacataaaaacaaagactGGGAtgaactttgaaaatat TCTTGGTTTACCTGCTAAATCccagaatttgaaaaataacGCCTCAAGCCAACCTGTACCACCCGCTTCCGATGTACCAAGTCTCACCGGTGAGTCTGGCCGTATCCTTGAAACTCTCAACGCAAGTTTACCCTCAGCATCTACTTCCGCTAATGTTCCAAAACCATCTTCACCTGAAATAACAGCATATATTGATCCAAAAGCATATCATTATCGGATCATGTTCCAAAAACTCCAAGACTCATCTGAAGTTCTTGATGACCGAATCGATCTTTTCAGTGGTATAGTTTGTGAACACTATAAAATTGCTGATGATGACCTTGCAAATCCAAGCGAGCTTACACAGGAAATGGTTACCGTGGTTGGAAGAGTCGTCGTTGATAGCAACACTGTCGGTGGACGCCTTAACTCTAATAGTATACTATTAGAAACTTCAAGAAGACTAGGCGCTGGCGCCAGAGTCTCACTTAAATTAGATGAAGTATTAAATTACTCCATCTTTCCAGGGCAAATTATCGCTCTCAAAGGGTCCAATCCTAGTGGTAAAGTGTTTGTTGCCAAAGAGATTTTGCCATTTCCTCCTCTTCCATTCCCTgtttcttctaaagaagaaattgaaaaccaCAACAACCAAGAGAACAATCAACCCATTTCTGTCTATGTGGCTTCGGGTCCTTGGTCTCTCCGAGAtgatctttcttttacccCTTTAAAAGTCTTGGTGTCTTATTTGCTAGAGAACCCTGCCGATTTGGTGATCCTGACAGGCCCATTCATCGACATCAACCACCCTATCCTCTCCACAGGAAATATCTCTGATACACAAGCGACTTCACTTGAAGACTTCTTTAAAGAACGCGTTACCCCAAtcctttccaaaatttcttGCAAATGCATTCTCCTACCTCACATCAACGATGCCATTTCTAGTCATCCCGCTTGGCCTCAAGACACATTCGATCGTCATACACTAGGGCTCCCATCT AACTTTACATGCTTTCCGAACCCTTGCATTTTCTCAGTAAATGAAGTTGTTTTCGGTATATCCACGAATGACATTTTACTACACACCTCCAAGGAAGAACTTTTCCGAACTCCAAAGCATGGAAACCTTTTTTCCCGATTAGTAGCTCATGTCATTCATCAAAGGCATTTTTACCCTTTGTTTCCGGGTGGTTCTCTAGACAGAGGTAATCCGTCAAATATCGACATTTCACATTTAAAACTTGGAGAGCTACTTCAAACTGTCCCAGATATCCTTATTTTACCTAGCGATATGAGATACTTTGCAAAG ATTGTTGAAAACGTGATATCTATTAATCCCGGAAAAGCTACGAAAGGAATCGGTCTGGGATCTTTTACAAAGCTAACAATTCTTCCTTATCCTCTTGATTCTTCAATTCCTCCTAGTGACCTTCTACATAATGCTCAATCTCGTACTAAAGTTGAAATTGTAAAGTTATAA